The genomic region TATAACAGCCATGAGCTTCCCCTTGAATGGGTCTATCATAACGGTGAGGAGCTTCATTGATGAGGACCTTTTTAGGTATTTTTGGTCGTGGCTTGGTGGCTTTGCTGCCAACTTTTTTGTCGGTCTATATTTTAATTCGTTTTTTTCAATGGGCAGATAACATCATTCATGGTCTATTGGCTCTGCTTCTTCCGGACAGTTTTTACATTCCCGGTATGGGGATTGTCTTTGGAGTTTTATTTATATTTATCCTGGGCCTTTCCCTTTCTCATTATTTGGGAACAAAGCTCATCAATTACTTGATCGTCTTTTTCGTCAGGTCCCATTGGTAAAGAGCATTTACATCGCCATTCAAGATCTGACGGATTATTTCTCTCCGGAAAAGGCGCAGGTGGAGATGGACAAGTCGTTGCGGTGAAGTGGCCCGACTCGGGCGCTCAAGCAATAGGATTGGTGACACGGAGTGATTTGTCGGGGCTTCCAAATGGTTTGGACAGAGAGGGCAGAGTGGCTGTTTTTTTCCCGATGAGTTACCAGATGGGGGGCTTTACCCTATTTCTTCCCAAGACTTGGCTAACTCCGCTTGATATGAAGGTAGAGACGGTCATGCGTTCAGCGCTCACGGGTTGGATAAAAAGAAGTAGCTTAAAAATTCCTTATTTGGTCGAGATTGGAAATGTCCGAAGCTGTGAGATTTACATGCGTGAATTTGGTGGCTTTAAATGGATGCAATATTTTTTCAGCTGTGAATTGAATGTGTTGGTCAAGATCGGTATTGAGTATCTCGATTTTTCCGGAGCCCGCGGGGTTCGCTTTCAGTTTGCCTTCGTTCATGTCGCTCATTATCTCGCGCTAATTGCCTTCCCAGAATCGACGAGAGTCACTCCGCCGCCCATAACCTTTGCAATGGATTCTTTCAAAATGGGGTAGTGAGTGCAGCCAAGAATGAGTGTGTCGATTCCCTGCGTAGCTATGGGGCTCAGATAGCGATGGATCACGAGATTGGTAAGGGGATCTTGAACCCATCCCTCTTCAACGAGAGGGACCAGAGCGGACAGGCTTGTTGAAATACTTTTGTGCGTGGATCGAGTTCATGAAGGGCGCGGACGTAAGCCCCTCGGTTGACAGTGGCTCTCATGGCAATGACGCCAATACTGAGAGTTTGTGAGATTTTATAGGCTGTACGCGCTCCCGGTCCGCCGACCTCGTAAAGAGTCACTGCGATTTTTCTTTCGAGATCCAGCACGCTTGAGGCGGAGTTGCAAGCGACCACGATGTCTTTTACCTTGCAGCTCAAAAGAAACTGAATGTTTTGTTCCACGTAATGACGAATCGTCAGCGGCGATTTTGTTCCGTAAAGGAAGCCTTGCAGAGTCTCCCAAATAAAGGGAAATTTTCTTTAGGAAATCTTCAGCCAAAGACTTGAGCACAGTGAGGCCACCGACTCCAGAGTCAAAAACGGCAATTGGAAATTCAGCCCTATCAGAAGCTTCAAGAAACATCATTTGAGTTTACCTGATTTAGTCGCACAGGTCAGCACAAAGAAAAAAGCCTCCTCGGAGAGAGGAGGCTAAAACGAAAATGAGGCTATTGGACCAACGGACTGGACTCCAACAACACCCCTTCAGAAAACACGGAACGGAATCAACAAAGGAAAAACGGCTAAGAAGAATAGATCAAAAAACCTCGCCAAATAAGCCTAGAAAAAGCAAAGTCATTGGTCAAAGGCAGATTGATCTGACCGACGTCAGCGGTTGAATTCAGTTCTTTAGTCCATGTGCTCTT from Bdellovibrionales bacterium harbors:
- a CDS encoding aspartate/glutamate racemase family protein, producing MEQNIQFLLSCKVKDIVVACNSASSVLDLERKIAVTLYEVGGPGARTAYKISQTLSIGVIAMRATVNRGAYVRALHELDPRTKVFQQACPLWSLSLKRDGFKIPLPIS
- a CDS encoding aspartate/glutamate racemase family protein, whose protein sequence is MSTSLSALVPLVEEGWVQDPLTNLVIHRYLSPIATQGIDTLILGCTHYPILKESIAKVMGGGVTLVDSGKAISAR
- a CDS encoding DUF502 domain-containing protein gives rise to the protein MKWPDSGAQAIGLVTRSDLSGLPNGLDREGRVAVFFPMSYQMGGFTLFLPKTWLTPLDMKVETVMRSALTGWIKRSSLKIPYLVEIGNVRSCEIYMREFGGFKWMQYFFSCELNVLVKIGIEYLDFSGARGVRFQFAFVHVAHYLALIAFPESTRVTPPPITFAMDSFKMG
- a CDS encoding DUF502 domain-containing protein, which gives rise to MGSASSGQFLHSRYGDCLWSFIYIYPGPFPFSLFGNKAHQLLDRLFRQVPLVKSIYIAIQDLTDYFSPEKAQVEMDKSLR